In a single window of the Lagenorhynchus albirostris chromosome 19, mLagAlb1.1, whole genome shotgun sequence genome:
- the FFAR2 gene encoding free fatty acid receptor 2 produces MPSLKSSLILTAYIIIFLTGLPANLLALRAFVGRVRQPHPAPIHILLLSLTLADLLLLLLLPFRMVEAASDFVWYLPELVCAVTGFGFYSSIYCSVWLLAAISIERYLGVAFPVRYKLSRRPLYGVIAALISLILSFGHCTIVIITQYLNSGQRLTNESSIMCYENFTAEQLEVVIPVRLELFLVLFLIPMAVTIFCYWRFVWVMLTQPHVGAQRRRRAVGLAVVTLLNFLVCFGPYNVSHLVGFHTNVSPPWRAEAVVLSSLNASLDPLLFYFSSSAVRRAFGKGLQALRHRGSSLLGRRGKETAEVANVDRGVSQTEGVPSSDYTTD; encoded by the coding sequence ATGCCCAGCTTGAAAAGCTCCTTGATCCTCACAGCCTACATCATCATCTtcctcactggtctccctgccaACCTCCTGGCACTGCGGGCCTTTGTGGGGCGCGTCCGCCAGCCGCACCCCGCGCCCATCCACATCCTTCTGCTCAGCCTGACGCTGGCGGAcctcctgctgcttctgctgctgcctTTCAGGATGGTAGAGGCCGCGTCTGACTTCGTCTGGTACCTGCCTGAGCTAGTCTGTGCTGTCACGGGTTTTGGCTTCTACAGTAGCATCTACTGCAGCGTGTGGCTCCTGGCGGCCATCAGCATCGAGCGCTACCTGGGAGTGGCTTTCCCCGTGCGGTACAAGCTGTCCCGCCGGCCTCTGTATGGAGTGATTGCTGCTCTGATCTCCTTGATCCTGTCCTTTGGTCATTGCACCATAGTGATCATCACTCAGTACCTCAACTCAGGCCAGAGGCTCACGAACGAGAGTAGCATAATGTGCTACGAGAACTTCACGGCAGAGCAGCTGGAGGTGGTGATTCCCGTGCGGCTGGAGCTGTTCCTCGTCCTCTTCCTCATCCCCATGGCGGTCACCATCTTCTGCTACTGGCGCTTTGTGTGGGTCATGCTCACCCAGCCCCACGTGGGGGCCCAGAGGCGGCGCCGAGCCGTGGGGCTGGCTGTGGTGACCCTCCTTAATTTCCTGGTGTGCTTTGGGCCATATAACGTATCCCACCTGGTGGGGTTCCACACGAATGTGAGCCCCCCGTGGCGGGCAGAAGCCGTGGTATTGAGTTCCCTCAATGCCAGTCTGGACCCCttgcttttctatttctcttcttcagcCGTGCGCAGAGCCTTTGGGAAAGGGTTGCAGGCACTGCGGCATCGGGGCTCCTCCCTGCTGGGACGCAGAGGCAAAGAGACAGCAGAAGTGGCGAATGTGGACAGGGGTGTGAGTCAAACAGAGGGAGTGCCGAGTTCTGACTACACCACAGACTAA